One genomic window of Tachypleus tridentatus isolate NWPU-2018 chromosome 12, ASM421037v1, whole genome shotgun sequence includes the following:
- the LOC143233608 gene encoding LOW QUALITY PROTEIN: secernin-3-like (The sequence of the model RefSeq protein was modified relative to this genomic sequence to represent the inferred CDS: deleted 1 base in 1 codon), with product METRFTVRSFLPQQDLWCDSSVMALFAHSCDTFVALPPATINGFIVFGKNSDRPSEEVQEVVYVKATDHPAGSKVQCTYIEIDQAEHTHAVILSKPAWMWGAEMGSNEHGVCIGNEAVWTKLNGPQDHEEKLLGMDLLRLGLERATSAREALDIITELLERHGQGGPCSDIIPSMTYHNSFIITDRQEAWVLETVDRFWAAEHITSGVRNISNHLSIGKKIDLMSKKLEENAFHKGVWDPSKGSFDFTRAFGEGATDRRYKCGYKLLTELSVNGGFREKDMFTILRDVDSGICMSSGFFVSTGSQVSVLTPPDSHLPCCHWFTATPDPMNSMFKPFIFCPDPVISEDTVSPTFPLSKDPAKIEPRFQMSVDRSHALFRIHKTVYLYMNDEGDTKGREIKNAIGKLEEDYVSTVEQLLTGISPENSMKVKNIFRNAVDSEIRIYSSFLEE from the exons ATGGAAACCCGCTTCACTGTGAGAAGCTTCTTACCACAACAGGATCTTTG gtGTGACTCGTCTGTAATGGCATTGTTTGCACATTCTTGTGACACCTTTGTTGCTTTGCCACCAGCAACAATCAACGGATTTATTGTATTTGGAAAAAATTCTGACAGACCATCAGAAGAAGTCCAAGAGGTTGTTTATGTTAAGGCTACTGACCATCCTGCTGGATCTAAAGTTCAG TGCACTTATATTGAGATAGACCAAGCTGAACACACTCATGCTGTCATCCTGAGTAAGCCTGCATGGATGTGGGGTGCTGAAATGGGTAGTAATGAACATGGAGTCTGTATTGGTAATGAAGCAGTATGGACAAAATTAAATGGACCACAAGACCATGAAGAAAAACTTCTGGGAATGGACCTATTAAG GCTTGGTTTGGAGAGGGCTACATCAGCACGTGAAGCTTTAGACATTATTACAGAACTACTAGAAAGACATGGACAAGGAGGTCCGTGTTCTGACATCATACCCTCCATGACCTACCATAACAGTTTTATCATCACCGATCGACAAGAGGCTTGGGTATTAGAAACTGTTGACAGATTCTGGGCTGCAGAACACATTACAA GTGGAGTGAGAAATATTTCCAACCACCTTTCTATTGGTAAGAAAATAGATCTCATGAGTAAGAAACTGGAAGAAAATGCCTTCCATAAAGGAGTGTGGGATCCCAGTAAGGGTAGTTTTGACTTTACTCGAGCATTTGGGGAAGGTGCTACAGATAGACGATATAAATGTGGATATAAACTTCTGACAGAACTGTCTGTAAATG GAGGATTTAGAGAAAAGGACATGTTTACAATATTACGTGATGTGGACAGCGGCATCTGTATGTCTTCTGGATTTTTTGTTTCCACTGGCAGTCag GTTTCTGTACTGACACCACCTGATTCACATTTACCTTGTTGTCATTGGTTCACAGCAACACCTGATCCTATGAATTCTATGTTTAAGCCCTTTATATTTTGTCCAGATCCTGTTATTTCAGAAGATACTGTTTCC CCCACTTTTCCTTTAAGTAAAGACCCTGCAAag ATAGAGCCTCGTTTTCAGATGTCTGTTGATCGTTCCCATGCTCTCTTCAGAATTCACAAGACAGTTTACTTGTATATGAATGATGAAGGAGACACAAaaggaagagaaataaaaaatgctATTGGTAAATTGGAAGAAGACTATGTTTCAACAGTGGAACAGCTTCTTACTGGTATTAGTCCAGAAAATAGTATGAAAGTGAAGAACATTTTCAGAAATGCTGTGGATAGTGAAATAAGAATTTATAGCTCATTTCTGGAAGAATAG